A single genomic interval of Streptomyces graminofaciens harbors:
- a CDS encoding D-alanyl-D-alanine carboxypeptidase, with translation MDEAETGLEPGLEPGLGADGEPEAAVDTDAAGDGETEPGGEAAEGVAGRRLPGAAHSGTDAAPAARVSAAAAEADAESEVDEGVGAKGEVGSGSADRSGAESAPENDEPGSGDTDTAPESEAGSAAEPGVSRAADDAPEADGARAAEAVATSDVDSAPAADADAAPEPGETAEASRGAVAASRGGGSGSEPGSGPEPGSAREAGEVSRVADSRPDADEADAAGGSAGSARDVDESGGARDHAGSEAAAGEPTGVDDGDAPAGPPAVADESRPGGKEAADDGGAEEPAVDQPTAVFKAPRPPAVDQPTTMLKLGDAKPPAQKADDGPSASKADAEPSAPKDDDGPSASKADAEPSDPAGDAKPPAVDQPTTMLKLGDAKPPAPKADAKPSTPKADDGPSAPKADAERASKFVALKPLDEPPARSTPSWAAAGAPDAPAPKGGVGISPAEATRAIPQVGPERTTQQPLPPKPPLDLLAELTNTPPPRQTPVRTIIRRVKIWTPLVALLVIVFAVVQAVRPLPAPTLALTADESYAFKGEKVSLPWPGEGQGAMDVNGIGTMDTFGEQKPVAIGSVAKAMTAYVILKDHPMKSGEKGATIEVDAKGETEGGYDKDGESTLNTVKEGDKLSQYDAIAAIMIPSANNIARLLARWDSNGSEEAFVKKMNAAAKELGMTNTKYTDPSGLKETTVSTAADQVKLGNELVKIQALVDITKLPEWKDPSGQKWRNYNTLVPFDGAIGIKTGSTTAAGGNLLFAANKEVGGETVTVVGAVLGQHTPPIIDTVNAVSKTAMLAAQDALIASTILKKGDVVGYVDDGLGGRTPVVVTKDVSAIGWAGETVELKLDAVKTIPHAAKAGTKVGSLAVGDGSGDGVEVPVALKSALTEPGFPAKVTRVS, from the coding sequence GTGGATGAGGCCGAGACCGGTCTCGAGCCCGGCCTCGAGCCCGGGCTGGGTGCTGACGGCGAGCCTGAGGCCGCTGTGGACACCGACGCGGCCGGTGACGGCGAGACGGAGCCCGGGGGCGAGGCGGCGGAAGGTGTCGCCGGCCGGCGCCTGCCGGGCGCCGCTCACTCTGGGACGGATGCCGCCCCCGCGGCACGAGTCTCCGCAGCTGCGGCAGAGGCTGACGCCGAGTCGGAGGTCGACGAGGGCGTGGGCGCCAAGGGCGAGGTAGGCTCCGGCTCCGCCGACCGCTCGGGTGCCGAGTCCGCTCCGGAGAACGACGAGCCCGGGAGCGGCGACACCGACACCGCCCCGGAGTCGGAGGCGGGCTCCGCCGCGGAACCCGGTGTGTCGCGTGCCGCCGATGACGCGCCGGAAGCCGACGGGGCACGGGCAGCCGAGGCTGTCGCGACCTCGGACGTGGACTCCGCCCCGGCAGCCGATGCCGATGCCGCTCCCGAGCCCGGCGAGACTGCCGAGGCCTCTCGCGGAGCGGTAGCGGCGTCGAGGGGTGGCGGTTCCGGCTCCGAGCCCGGTTCCGGCCCCGAGCCCGGTTCCGCTCGCGAAGCCGGCGAGGTGTCGCGTGTCGCCGACTCCCGCCCGGACGCCGACGAGGCGGATGCCGCCGGTGGGAGCGCCGGCTCCGCCCGGGACGTCGACGAGTCGGGCGGAGCCCGTGACCACGCCGGCTCCGAGGCGGCAGCCGGTGAGCCGACGGGCGTCGACGACGGGGACGCCCCGGCCGGGCCACCCGCAGTCGCCGACGAAAGCCGCCCGGGTGGGAAGGAAGCTGCTGACGACGGCGGAGCCGAGGAGCCTGCCGTGGATCAGCCGACCGCCGTTTTCAAGGCGCCCCGGCCGCCCGCCGTCGACCAGCCCACCACCATGCTCAAGCTGGGCGACGCCAAGCCGCCCGCCCAGAAGGCCGACGACGGGCCGTCCGCCTCGAAGGCCGACGCCGAGCCGTCCGCCCCGAAGGATGACGACGGGCCGTCCGCCTCGAAGGCCGACGCCGAGCCGTCCGACCCGGCGGGCGACGCCAAGCCGCCCGCCGTCGACCAGCCCACCACCATGCTCAAGCTGGGCGACGCCAAGCCGCCCGCCCCGAAGGCCGACGCCAAGCCGTCCACCCCGAAGGCCGACGACGGGCCGTCCGCCCCCAAGGCCGACGCCGAGCGGGCCAGTAAGTTCGTCGCGCTCAAGCCGCTGGATGAGCCCCCGGCCCGCTCCACGCCCTCCTGGGCGGCGGCCGGAGCCCCCGACGCGCCCGCGCCCAAGGGAGGCGTCGGGATCAGCCCGGCCGAAGCCACCCGTGCCATCCCCCAGGTCGGCCCGGAGCGGACCACGCAGCAGCCGCTGCCGCCCAAGCCGCCGCTGGACCTGCTCGCCGAGCTGACGAACACTCCGCCGCCCCGCCAGACCCCGGTCCGCACGATCATCCGCAGGGTCAAGATCTGGACCCCGCTGGTCGCGCTCCTGGTGATCGTCTTTGCAGTCGTACAGGCTGTACGCCCGCTCCCGGCGCCCACGCTCGCGCTGACCGCCGACGAGTCCTACGCCTTCAAGGGCGAGAAGGTGTCCCTGCCGTGGCCGGGCGAGGGGCAGGGTGCGATGGATGTGAACGGCATCGGCACGATGGACACCTTCGGCGAGCAGAAGCCCGTCGCCATCGGCTCGGTCGCCAAGGCCATGACGGCGTACGTCATTCTCAAGGACCACCCGATGAAGTCCGGCGAGAAGGGCGCGACGATCGAGGTCGACGCGAAGGGCGAGACCGAGGGCGGTTACGACAAGGACGGCGAGTCCACGCTCAACACCGTCAAGGAGGGCGACAAGCTCTCCCAGTACGACGCGATCGCGGCCATCATGATTCCGTCCGCGAACAACATCGCACGGCTCCTGGCCCGCTGGGACAGCAACGGCTCCGAGGAGGCGTTCGTCAAGAAGATGAACGCCGCCGCCAAGGAGCTCGGCATGACCAACACGAAGTACACCGACCCGTCCGGGCTGAAGGAGACGACGGTCTCCACGGCCGCGGACCAGGTCAAGCTGGGCAATGAGCTGGTGAAGATCCAGGCACTGGTGGACATCACCAAGCTGCCCGAGTGGAAAGACCCCTCCGGCCAGAAGTGGCGCAACTACAACACGCTCGTCCCGTTCGACGGCGCCATCGGCATCAAGACGGGCTCCACCACGGCCGCCGGCGGCAATCTGCTCTTCGCGGCGAACAAGGAGGTCGGCGGCGAGACGGTCACCGTCGTCGGCGCGGTCCTCGGCCAGCACACGCCGCCGATCATCGACACGGTCAACGCGGTCAGCAAGACGGCCATGCTCGCCGCCCAGGACGCGCTGATCGCCAGCACGATCCTGAAGAAGGGCGATGTCGTCGGATACGTCGACGACGGGCTCGGCGGCCGTACGCCGGTCGTCGTCACCAAGGACGTGTCCGCGATCGGCTGGGCGGGTGAGACCGTCGAGCTGAAGCTGGACGCGGTCAAGACGATCCCGCACGCGGCGAAGGCCGGCACGAAGGTCGGCTCGCTGGCGGTCGGTGACGGGTCGGGCGACGGGGTCGAGGTGCCGGTCGCGCTGAAGAGCGCGCTCACCGAGCCGGGGTTCCCGGCGAAGGTCACCCGGGTGAGCTGA
- a CDS encoding GOLPH3/VPS74 family protein — MGRSRRTLPEELLLLALDPTTGTTAQPQSLDLGLAGAQLVELALAGRIAPDGDRIAVVAPRPTGDPTLDHALELLRRRGAPVRAVHWIGGPRLGLRQTYLSHLERCGMVHAVAGQMCGVLPTTRYQATDTAISREIRSRLDSAIRTGVPPDPRTAALAALAHAVGLGKHLYPGNEGRSSRSRLRDLIRHDPMGGLVAHAVMDVQNGVAAQPRRSPAPAGRQAAPGARPPAPEPSRGVPMQPRRGSMARVVAH, encoded by the coding sequence ATGGGCAGGAGCCGCAGAACACTTCCGGAGGAGCTTCTGTTGCTGGCGTTGGACCCGACCACGGGTACCACCGCACAGCCGCAGTCGCTCGACCTCGGTCTGGCCGGAGCACAGCTAGTGGAGCTGGCGCTGGCCGGACGGATAGCCCCAGACGGGGATCGTATCGCCGTGGTAGCCCCACGGCCGACTGGAGATCCAACACTGGACCACGCTTTGGAATTGCTGCGCCGACGCGGCGCTCCGGTGCGCGCGGTGCACTGGATCGGCGGGCCCCGACTGGGGCTGCGCCAGACCTACCTGTCACACCTGGAGCGCTGCGGCATGGTGCATGCCGTCGCGGGCCAGATGTGCGGGGTGCTGCCGACGACGCGCTATCAGGCGACGGACACGGCCATCAGCCGGGAGATCAGGTCCCGGCTGGATTCAGCGATCCGCACCGGCGTACCGCCGGACCCGCGGACGGCCGCGCTCGCCGCCCTGGCCCACGCCGTGGGCCTCGGCAAACACCTGTACCCGGGGAACGAGGGACGCTCGTCCCGCTCCCGGCTGCGGGACCTGATCCGGCACGACCCCATGGGCGGCCTGGTGGCCCACGCCGTCATGGACGTGCAGAACGGCGTGGCCGCACAGCCACGCCGCAGCCCGGCACCGGCCGGCCGCCAGGCCGCCCCCGGCGCCAGGCCACCCGCACCGGAACCCTCGCGCGGAGTTCCGATGCAGCCACGCCGCGGCTCCATGGCACGCGTCGTGGCGCACTGA
- a CDS encoding helix-turn-helix domain-containing protein, with protein MASNVNPTVRRRRLGQELRKLREDKGMTAEQVADRLLVSQSKISRLENGRRSISQRDVRDLCGVYEVEDQRIVDSLMQMAKDSRQQGWWHAFGDVPYSVYIGLETDAASLRVFAPQVIPGLLQTRAYAEAVITGALPETSTTEIEKRVQVRMRRQDRVSAEENPLRLWTVLDEAALRRVVGSRSLMREQLEHLVEMSQLPHVTMQILPFGVGAHPGLNGQYSILEFPDTADSSVVYIEGVTSDLYLEKPHDVQNYSVMYEHLRAQALNADQTLRFILDAAKEYAR; from the coding sequence GTGGCGTCCAATGTCAATCCCACCGTCCGGCGCCGCCGGTTGGGCCAGGAGTTGCGCAAACTCCGCGAGGACAAGGGCATGACGGCCGAACAGGTCGCCGACCGCCTGCTCGTCTCCCAGTCGAAGATCAGCCGCCTGGAGAACGGCCGCCGCAGCATCAGCCAGCGCGACGTGCGCGACCTGTGCGGTGTCTACGAGGTCGAGGACCAGCGCATCGTCGACTCACTGATGCAGATGGCCAAGGACTCGCGCCAGCAAGGCTGGTGGCACGCCTTCGGCGACGTCCCGTACAGCGTCTACATCGGCCTGGAGACCGACGCGGCGAGCCTTCGGGTGTTCGCGCCGCAGGTCATTCCGGGACTGCTCCAGACCCGCGCCTACGCCGAGGCCGTCATCACGGGCGCCCTGCCGGAGACATCGACGACGGAGATCGAGAAACGGGTCCAAGTGCGCATGCGGCGGCAGGATCGTGTCTCCGCCGAGGAGAATCCGCTGCGCCTGTGGACGGTGCTGGACGAAGCCGCCCTGCGCCGCGTCGTCGGCAGCCGCTCCCTCATGCGCGAGCAACTGGAACACCTCGTCGAGATGTCACAACTGCCCCATGTGACCATGCAGATCCTGCCGTTCGGAGTGGGGGCGCACCCCGGCCTCAACGGCCAGTACTCCATCCTCGAATTCCCCGACACGGCGGACTCGAGCGTCGTGTACATCGAGGGCGTCACCAGCGACCTGTACCTGGAGAAGCCCCACGACGTCCAGAACTACAGCGTGATGTACGAGCACTTGCGGGCGCAGGCCCTGAACGCGGACCAGACCCTCCGGTTCATCCTGGACGCCGCCAAGGAATACGCCCGCTGA
- a CDS encoding DUF397 domain-containing protein — protein MAIQQGTTDRWVKSSYSIGNGECVEVKSPVPATLGVRDSKVPEGPALAFPADAWNVFVASIKA, from the coding sequence ATGGCAATTCAGCAAGGCACCACGGACAGGTGGGTCAAATCTTCGTACTCCATCGGGAACGGTGAATGCGTCGAGGTCAAGTCACCCGTCCCCGCCACCCTCGGCGTCCGCGACTCCAAGGTCCCCGAGGGACCGGCCCTGGCCTTCCCCGCCGACGCGTGGAACGTCTTCGTGGCATCGATCAAGGCGTAA
- a CDS encoding SDR family oxidoreductase — protein MSLLSGKTVVVSGVGAGLGGRVAEAVVRDGGNAVLGARTEANLAKAAADVDPGGTRTAYRATDITDEAQCEALATLARQRFGAIDAVVHVAAWDSYFGGLEDADFATWQSVLDVNLLGTLRMTRACLPALKEGGGGSVVAIGTQSAVAAPSQVRQAAYAASKGALTSAMYSLARELGPYRIRVNTVLPGWMWGPPVEAYVRFTALTEGVPEAEVLARLTERMALPELATDGDVADAVVFLASDRARAITGQSLLVNAGELMR, from the coding sequence ATGTCACTGCTCTCGGGAAAGACGGTCGTCGTGTCGGGGGTCGGCGCCGGGCTCGGCGGGCGGGTCGCGGAGGCGGTCGTACGGGACGGCGGGAACGCCGTGCTCGGGGCGCGCACGGAGGCGAACCTCGCCAAGGCCGCGGCCGATGTGGACCCGGGCGGGACGCGTACGGCGTACCGGGCGACCGACATCACCGACGAGGCGCAGTGCGAGGCGCTGGCGACGCTGGCGCGGCAGCGGTTCGGGGCGATCGACGCCGTGGTGCATGTGGCCGCCTGGGACAGCTACTTCGGCGGCCTGGAGGACGCGGACTTCGCGACCTGGCAGTCGGTCCTGGACGTGAACCTGCTGGGCACGCTGCGGATGACCCGCGCGTGTCTGCCGGCGCTGAAGGAGGGGGGCGGCGGGTCGGTGGTCGCCATCGGCACACAGTCGGCGGTGGCCGCGCCCTCACAGGTGCGGCAGGCGGCGTACGCGGCGTCGAAGGGGGCGCTGACGAGCGCGATGTACTCGCTGGCGCGTGAGCTGGGCCCGTACCGGATACGGGTCAACACCGTGCTGCCGGGCTGGATGTGGGGGCCGCCGGTGGAGGCGTACGTCCGCTTCACCGCGCTCACCGAGGGCGTACCGGAGGCCGAGGTGCTGGCGCGCCTCACCGAGCGCATGGCGCTGCCCGAACTGGCCACGGACGGGGATGTCGCGGACGCGGTGGTGTTCCTTGCCTCGGACCGGGCGAGGGCGATCACCGGCCAGTCGCTGCTGGTGAACGCGGGCGAGCTGATGCGCTGA
- a CDS encoding sodium:solute symporter family protein, whose product MNSLDWAVLIGYFGVMVVIGVWSHKRVDNVSDFFTAGGKMPWWLSGISHHMSGYSAVMFTGYAGIAYTYGVTSFVTWSFPIALGIAIGSKLFAPRINRLRSRLHVASPLEYLKNRYNLQTQQALAWSGMLLKIVDVGAKWAAIATLLSVFTGISLNQGILITGGITAIYCTIGGLWADALTELGQFVIQLLAGVAMFVAVVGELGDYGGFFGVWDRPELKGHTEPLVGPYGTVFLLAFLFIKLFEYNGGMLNQAQRYMATASPREAERSARLSAVLWLVWPLVLFFPMWMSPLLVTSEKGDGSDTYALMTEQLLPHGLLGLVIVGFFSHTMAMCSSDANAIAAVFTRDCAPVIWRRARTWNEGQGLRVARIATVVFLGLSMAAATQVNSPAFKDIITVVIKWVAGLMGPMAIPMMLGLLRPFRRSGPTAALTSWACGLFAFWLVNYPIHWSMEGGVPLQYQVSIPLAVSLVLYILIGFLKPEDTPERLAIIEKINTDGDGDGAAAAVPGQGEQASSPTGV is encoded by the coding sequence ATGAACAGTCTCGACTGGGCCGTACTGATCGGCTACTTCGGTGTGATGGTCGTGATCGGCGTCTGGTCGCACAAGCGGGTGGACAACGTCAGCGACTTCTTCACCGCCGGCGGCAAGATGCCGTGGTGGCTGTCCGGCATCTCGCACCACATGTCGGGCTACAGCGCGGTGATGTTCACCGGGTACGCGGGCATCGCCTACACCTACGGTGTGACCTCCTTCGTCACCTGGTCCTTCCCCATCGCCCTCGGTATCGCCATCGGCTCCAAGCTCTTCGCGCCGCGCATCAACCGCCTGCGCTCCCGCCTGCATGTGGCGTCCCCTCTCGAGTACCTGAAGAACCGCTACAACCTGCAGACCCAGCAGGCGCTGGCCTGGTCCGGCATGCTGCTGAAGATCGTGGACGTGGGCGCGAAGTGGGCGGCGATCGCGACGCTGCTGTCCGTCTTCACGGGCATATCGCTGAACCAGGGCATCCTCATCACCGGCGGCATCACGGCGATCTACTGCACGATCGGCGGCCTCTGGGCGGACGCGCTCACCGAGTTGGGCCAGTTCGTCATCCAACTCCTCGCGGGCGTCGCGATGTTCGTGGCGGTGGTCGGCGAACTGGGCGACTACGGCGGCTTCTTCGGCGTCTGGGACCGCCCGGAGCTGAAGGGCCACACCGAACCGCTGGTCGGCCCCTACGGGACGGTCTTCCTGCTCGCCTTCCTCTTCATCAAGCTCTTCGAGTACAACGGCGGCATGCTCAACCAGGCCCAGCGCTATATGGCCACGGCGAGCCCGCGCGAGGCCGAGCGCTCGGCACGGCTGTCGGCGGTGCTGTGGCTCGTCTGGCCCCTGGTGCTGTTCTTCCCGATGTGGATGTCGCCGCTGCTGGTGACCTCGGAGAAGGGCGACGGCTCCGACACGTACGCGCTGATGACCGAACAGCTGCTGCCGCACGGCCTGCTGGGCCTGGTGATCGTCGGCTTCTTCTCCCACACGATGGCCATGTGCTCCTCCGACGCGAACGCCATCGCGGCCGTCTTCACACGTGACTGCGCGCCGGTGATCTGGCGCAGGGCGCGGACGTGGAACGAGGGGCAGGGGCTGCGGGTCGCCCGGATCGCGACCGTCGTCTTCCTCGGCCTGTCGATGGCGGCGGCCACACAGGTCAACTCCCCCGCGTTCAAGGACATCATCACGGTCGTCATCAAGTGGGTCGCCGGCCTGATGGGTCCGATGGCGATCCCGATGATGCTCGGCCTGCTCCGCCCGTTCCGCCGCTCCGGCCCGACGGCGGCGCTCACCAGCTGGGCCTGCGGACTGTTCGCCTTCTGGCTGGTCAACTACCCGATCCACTGGAGCATGGAGGGCGGCGTACCGCTCCAGTACCAGGTGTCGATACCGCTGGCGGTCTCCCTGGTTCTGTACATCCTGATCGGCTTCCTGAAGCCGGAGGACACTCCGGAGCGGCTGGCGATCATCGAGAAGATCAACACGGACGGGGACGGGGACGGCGCTGCGGCAGCCGTGCCGGGTCAGGGGGAGCAGGCGTCGAGCCCGACCGGGGTCTGA
- a CDS encoding GNAT family N-acetyltransferase yields MIRAAVANDVTEIRAMIRELAEYERAVEQARATEEQLRQALFDDTHPAAFALIAEDDDTAETVGYALWYPRFSTWTGTRGMHLEDLYVRPGARGGGHGKALLATLAALCEREGYERFEWWVLDWNEPAVEFYKSLGVEFLDEWRVCRLSGAPLKELAGRAPGR; encoded by the coding sequence ATGATCCGGGCTGCGGTTGCGAACGACGTCACAGAGATCCGCGCGATGATCCGCGAACTGGCCGAGTACGAGCGGGCGGTCGAGCAGGCCAGGGCGACGGAGGAACAACTCCGCCAGGCGCTGTTCGACGACACGCACCCGGCCGCGTTCGCCCTGATCGCCGAGGACGACGACACCGCCGAGACCGTGGGCTACGCCCTGTGGTACCCGCGCTTCTCGACCTGGACGGGCACGCGCGGCATGCACCTGGAGGACCTGTACGTTCGGCCGGGGGCCCGGGGCGGCGGCCACGGCAAGGCCCTGCTCGCCACCCTCGCCGCGCTGTGCGAGCGGGAGGGCTACGAGCGGTTCGAGTGGTGGGTCCTGGACTGGAACGAGCCGGCGGTGGAGTTCTACAAGTCGCTCGGGGTGGAGTTCCTGGACGAGTGGAGGGTGTGCCGGTTGTCGGGGGCGCCGCTGAAGGAATTGGCGGGGCGGGCGCCGGGGCGCTGA
- the cpt gene encoding chloramphenicol phosphotransferase CPT, giving the protein MTTQMIILNGGSSSGKSGIVRCLQAVLPDPWLVFGVDSLIDAMPARMQTSESDGGIEFAADGGVTVGADFRALEQAWAKGVVAMARAGARIIIDDVFLGGAAAQQRWQKLLDPGLNVLWAGVRCESEVAAGREIARGDRVRGMAASQADAVHEGVVYDVEVDTTHTESLACARVIAAHVN; this is encoded by the coding sequence GTGACGACCCAGATGATCATTCTCAACGGCGGTTCCAGCTCGGGCAAGTCGGGGATCGTGCGGTGTCTGCAGGCCGTACTGCCCGACCCGTGGCTGGTGTTCGGAGTCGACTCACTCATCGACGCGATGCCCGCGAGGATGCAGACGTCGGAGTCGGACGGGGGCATCGAGTTCGCGGCGGACGGCGGGGTGACCGTCGGCGCGGACTTCCGGGCGCTGGAGCAGGCCTGGGCGAAGGGCGTCGTGGCGATGGCCCGAGCCGGCGCGAGAATCATCATCGACGACGTCTTCCTGGGCGGAGCCGCCGCCCAACAGCGCTGGCAGAAGCTCCTGGACCCCGGCCTGAACGTCCTGTGGGCCGGCGTGCGATGCGAGAGCGAGGTAGCGGCGGGCCGGGAGATCGCACGGGGAGACCGGGTCCGGGGGATGGCCGCGTCCCAGGCGGACGCGGTGCACGAAGGGGTCGTGTACGACGTGGAGGTGGACACGACGCACACGGAGTCCTTGGCGTGCGCGCGGGTGATCGCGGCCCACGTGAACTGA
- a CDS encoding GNAT family N-acetyltransferase → MVRKPPGGLHFRLADETDLPTLVRLRDDAARWMLARGVTNQWRPGQLGEDHFRRTMASGEVWLAESDGRVTGAWELWWEDEDAWGPQPPVAGYVHRLMVDRGNARPGTGRSLLRAAERRVAEAGRTFVRLDCLADNARLNAYYLDAGYRVVGHKAGKPQPGGAPKSFTLLEKACA, encoded by the coding sequence ATGGTGCGGAAGCCGCCCGGCGGTCTCCACTTCCGCCTCGCCGACGAAACCGACCTCCCCACGCTCGTCCGTCTGCGCGACGACGCCGCCCGCTGGATGCTCGCCCGGGGCGTCACCAACCAGTGGCGGCCCGGCCAGCTGGGCGAGGACCACTTCCGCCGGACCATGGCGAGTGGCGAGGTCTGGCTCGCCGAGTCCGACGGCCGCGTGACCGGGGCCTGGGAACTGTGGTGGGAGGACGAGGACGCCTGGGGACCGCAGCCGCCGGTGGCCGGCTATGTGCACCGCCTGATGGTGGACCGTGGCAACGCCCGGCCGGGGACGGGGCGTTCGCTGCTGCGTGCCGCGGAGCGCCGCGTCGCCGAGGCGGGGCGGACGTTCGTACGCCTGGACTGCCTGGCGGACAACGCGCGCCTGAACGCCTACTACCTGGACGCCGGTTACCGGGTCGTCGGCCACAAGGCGGGCAAGCCGCAGCCCGGCGGTGCGCCGAAGTCGTTCACGCTCCTGGAGAAGGCCTGCGCGTAG
- a CDS encoding ADP-ribosylglycohydrolase family protein yields the protein MGATAGAVWGRVEQQDFRSRVRGTLLGAAVGDALGSPVDALSLPEIGEAYGPDGLTDLAPAYGRRGAVTDLTQLTLFTVDGLIRAQVRRDIGVWHPPTDLHRAYLRWAATQRDWGPDERRKDDGWLAREEWLYARRDPSSACLLGFADDTMGTLDAPKNPGEFGAEAAARSAPFGLLVGWEPQLVFQLAVECAAQTHGHPVAYLAAGAYAVIVHALARGESLDAAVQKTLVLLAARPGHPPVAEALQQSLTAVRTGPPSAALVQELAGAGTAEGLLAVAVYCTLVGEDVRQGLCLAVNHSGHSGAAGALTGGLLGALHGETALPPGWLAELEGRPTLLVLADDFALEMTQGPALHGPGGAVPGWLTRYPRG from the coding sequence GTGGGTGCGACAGCCGGGGCCGTCTGGGGCAGAGTCGAGCAGCAGGACTTCCGCAGCCGGGTGCGCGGGACGCTGCTGGGCGCGGCCGTCGGCGACGCGCTGGGCTCGCCCGTCGACGCGCTCTCGCTGCCCGAGATCGGCGAGGCGTACGGCCCCGACGGCCTGACCGACCTGGCCCCCGCGTACGGCAGACGCGGCGCCGTGACGGACCTCACCCAGCTCACCCTCTTCACGGTCGACGGCCTGATCCGCGCCCAGGTCCGCCGCGACATCGGCGTCTGGCACCCGCCGACGGATCTGCACCGGGCGTATCTGCGCTGGGCGGCCACCCAGCGCGACTGGGGCCCCGACGAGCGCCGCAAGGACGACGGCTGGCTCGCCCGTGAGGAGTGGCTCTACGCGCGGCGCGACCCGTCCAGCGCCTGCCTGCTCGGCTTCGCCGACGACACGATGGGCACACTGGACGCCCCCAAGAACCCCGGCGAGTTCGGCGCGGAGGCGGCGGCCCGCTCGGCCCCCTTCGGCCTGCTGGTCGGCTGGGAACCCCAGTTGGTCTTCCAACTGGCGGTGGAGTGCGCGGCCCAGACCCACGGCCACCCGGTGGCGTACCTGGCGGCGGGCGCGTACGCGGTGATCGTGCACGCCCTGGCCCGGGGCGAGAGCCTGGACGCGGCGGTGCAGAAAACCCTGGTCCTCCTCGCGGCCCGCCCCGGCCACCCCCCGGTGGCCGAGGCGCTCCAGCAGTCCCTCACCGCCGTACGCACGGGCCCCCCGTCCGCGGCCCTGGTCCAGGAGCTGGCCGGGGCGGGCACGGCGGAGGGCCTGCTGGCGGTGGCGGTCTACTGCACCCTGGTCGGCGAGGACGTACGCCAAGGTCTGTGTCTGGCGGTCAACCACAGCGGCCACTCGGGCGCGGCGGGAGCCCTGACGGGCGGTCTGCTGGGCGCCCTCCACGGCGAGACGGCACTCCCCCCGGGCTGGCTGGCGGAGCTGGAGGGCCGTCCCACGCTACTGGTCCTGGCGGACGACTTCGCCCTGGAGATGACCCAGGGCCCGGCGCTGCACGGGCCGGGCGGGGCGGTGCCGGGGTGGCTGACGCGGTATCCGCGGGGCTGA